CTCGGCTCGGTCGTCTGGCAGGCCCTGGGACACGGAGGCATCATTGCCACGGCGGGGTGGCTGCTCTCCATCGGGCAACTGACGCTCGGTCAATTGGTGGCGGCGCAGGTGATCGTCGGCCGCCTATTGTTCAGCTTTGAGTCGCTCGTCAAGAAGATGGGGCATGTCTTTTATTTCTTCACCGCGCTGACGGAACTGGATTTTGTGTTTTCGCTCCCCAAGGACGAACATCGGGCCGTCCTGTCGGTTCCCCTCCCGGACCCGGCCATTCACGGCATCCGTTTGACCTGCCGGGATGTGGGCGTGGCTGGACCGGAGGGCGACGCCTTTTTTGAACATTTCGATCTGGAAATCACGCCGGGTGAAAAAGTCGGCATCCTCACGGCATCCAATCAGGCGAAGACGACTTTGGCGCGCGTGCTGGCCGGCCTGGAGTCCCCCGCCTCGGGGGTCATCCGATACAACGGCGTGGATCTCCGCCACCTCGACATGGACAGCATCAACACCTGCCGCGGCTTCGTGCTGGATTCCAAGCTCACCCTATTCGAGGGCACCGTGGAGGACAATATTTCAATGGGCCGCCCGTCGATCGCCTACAGCGACCTGCGCTGGGCCCTGCGCTTTACCGAACTGGAGGAAGAGATCGACGCCCTGCCACAGGGCATCAAAACCCATGTGCGGGCCGAAGGAGCCGTTTTTTCGCCAGCGCGCATCCAGAAGATGTTGGTGGCCCGCGCAATCGTCACCCGCCCGCAGATCCTGATCTTCGACGGCCTGCTGCACAATATGCACCCGGTCCAGCGCGAAACGCTCCTGCGCCGCCTCTGCTCCAAAGAAGAACCCTGGTCGGTCGTGTTCATCTCGAACGATCCGACCCTGACGCCCTATATCGACCGCCGCGTCGAAATCGGGTAGCCTACGAGCCCTCGTGAAACTGTTCAAAGGCCTCAGCCTTCGCGAAATTGGATTCCCGCAGATCACCCTCAGTCTGCTGATCATCGGCTTGGGCTGGTTGGGCGGCCAGGAGTTGAGCCAGGTCGATCAGGACCTGCGCGTGATGTACACCGAGTACACGCTCGGCGCCACCGATCTGGCCCATATCATGGCGGACGTGATGCGGTACCGGACCACGATCGTTCGGGCGCTGGAAGCCGACAGCAAGAAAGAGTTCGATCGGATTACCGCCGGCCTTCCTGAGCTTCGGGCGCAGATTCAACATGCGATCGACCGGTATGCCGCCGCCAGCCTTCGTGTCTCCCGAAGCGGGCGCAGCGAACCGGAAGACCTGGAGGCGCTCCGGCTCAGTCTGGACGACTATTTCCACAGCGCCGGCAAAACCACGGATCTCTTGCTCCTGGAATGGACCGCCCCCACTCCGGCACAGGCGACGAAGTTACGCCGGGAGGCCGAAGTGCATGCGGCGGAAAACGCCGGTCCGAAGGTCGTGCAGGTCAGCATCGCCTTGGACCGTCTGTTGGAAACGGTGGCGGATGTAGCCAAAGACATGAGGGATCAGGGCACGAGGACCATCCGCATCACCAGCTCGCTGCTGTTCTTCGGCAGCACGTTTCTGGCGTTTCTGAATCTCCTGGTCGCCATGCGAAGCGCCGCGGCTCGAAAGCGGCAGGCCGCTTCGTCATCGAGTCATTCGAGCAGGAACGCCGAGGCCGGATTGGCGTTCCCTCGCGCGGATACCAAACTCGCCGGATCCGAGTAGATCCGTTCCGTTCGCTTGCGCGGCGGCCGCCTTCATGGCCGCGTCCGATCCCTTGCGGGCACGGCGCGTCCGACCGTTCGAAACAGTTCGTCCCGCTCCGTCGCCGTCAGATCCTGCCACCGTCCGACCGGCAGCCCGTCCAACGTGATGTGCATGATGCGCACGCGCGTGAGGGCGGTCACCCGATAGCCGAGCGCCTGACACATGCGGCGGATCTGGCGATTGCGCCCTTCGATCAGCACGATGCGGAATCGATCGGCCGTCTCTCTCCGGACCTTGCAGGGCAAGGTCGGACGGCCCAACACAAGCACGCCCGCCGCCATGCGATCCAGGAACGTTCCGTCGAACGGGCGGTCCACACGCACCACGTACTCGCGCTCGTGGCCGTGCTCGACCCGCAGGATCTCGTTGACGATGTCGCCGTCGTTCGTGAGCAGGATGAGCCCGGAGGAATCCTTGTCCAATCGTCCGATGGGAAAGATGCGCTCGGGGTGCTTGATCGCGGCGATGATGTTGCCTTCGACGTCCGGTTCGCTCGTCGTCGTGACGCCGACCGGCTTGTGGTACTTGATATAGACCCGGCGCGATCCCCATGGGATCGGGCGGCCGTCCAGCTCGACCCGGTCGCGGGCGGTGACCACGTCGCCCAAGACCGCCCGGCGGCCGTTCACCGTGACGCGCCCCTCCTCCACCAGCCGGTCTGCCTCCCGGCGCGAACAGATCCCCTGTTCCGTAAAAAATTTATTGATGCGGATGCTGCCCGGCTCCGAGCGGCGGGGAGATGCGGGGGCCATGAACGGATTCCTCGGCGTGGATATGGGATATGACGGCGCCGTCAGCCCCGATCGCGGACGATCGCAAGGCCGCGGGGAGCGGGCGTGGACTTATCGGACGCTCGGCG
The DNA window shown above is from Nitrospira tepida and carries:
- a CDS encoding ATP-binding cassette domain-containing protein yields the protein MNSAQDHNQQPHPSLAIRDIMSRFGVLLRAERRVLGLIFSYALAIGLFSLIVPLTVQELVNTFAFAIQPITIVTLSIIILASLLFVGAFKAFQVYAEEILQRRLFARVALGMTQHFPDVRIAGFKPRYANYFTEAVFMQRALSGLLIDFIDVVIGGIVGMTLLVFYHPYFLGFNIVLFGGGALVFVLLSQGGLKATLEVSHWKYSTMHWLQEIAYNLLHFKATTSKPYLLRRTDELVDRYTEARRTRFAVLMRQYLGSVVWQALGHGGIIATAGWLLSIGQLTLGQLVAAQVIVGRLLFSFESLVKKMGHVFYFFTALTELDFVFSLPKDEHRAVLSVPLPDPAIHGIRLTCRDVGVAGPEGDAFFEHFDLEITPGEKVGILTASNQAKTTLARVLAGLESPASGVIRYNGVDLRHLDMDSINTCRGFVLDSKLTLFEGTVEDNISMGRPSIAYSDLRWALRFTELEEEIDALPQGIKTHVRAEGAVFSPARIQKMLVARAIVTRPQILIFDGLLHNMHPVQRETLLRRLCSKEEPWSVVFISNDPTLTPYIDRRVEIG
- a CDS encoding MCP four helix bundle domain-containing protein, which codes for MKLFKGLSLREIGFPQITLSLLIIGLGWLGGQELSQVDQDLRVMYTEYTLGATDLAHIMADVMRYRTTIVRALEADSKKEFDRITAGLPELRAQIQHAIDRYAAASLRVSRSGRSEPEDLEALRLSLDDYFHSAGKTTDLLLLEWTAPTPAQATKLRREAEVHAAENAGPKVVQVSIALDRLLETVADVAKDMRDQGTRTIRITSSLLFFGSTFLAFLNLLVAMRSAAARKRQAASSSSHSSRNAEAGLAFPRADTKLAGSE
- a CDS encoding pseudouridine synthase, translated to MAPASPRRSEPGSIRINKFFTEQGICSRREADRLVEEGRVTVNGRRAVLGDVVTARDRVELDGRPIPWGSRRVYIKYHKPVGVTTTSEPDVEGNIIAAIKHPERIFPIGRLDKDSSGLILLTNDGDIVNEILRVEHGHEREYVVRVDRPFDGTFLDRMAAGVLVLGRPTLPCKVRRETADRFRIVLIEGRNRQIRRMCQALGYRVTALTRVRIMHITLDGLPVGRWQDLTATERDELFRTVGRAVPARDRTRP